In the Streptomyces sp. f51 genome, one interval contains:
- the raiA gene encoding ribosome-associated translation inhibitor RaiA — MERGYPGTEFCVDIVVKGRKTEVPERFRKHVAEKLKLEKIQKLDGKVISLDVEVSKEPNPRQADRSDRVEITLHSRGPVIRAEAAASDAYAALDLAADKLEARLRKQHDKRYTRRGNGRLSAAEVADVVPGAATLNGSGDVVRDEEPDAVPTKKIGSLEIMGEGPCVVREKTHVAAPMTLDQALYEMELVGHDFYLFVDSETKEPSVVYRRHAYDYGVIHLSTDPMVTQGGADAPGGALGG, encoded by the coding sequence GTGGAGCGGGGCTATCCGGGAACGGAGTTCTGCGTGGACATCGTCGTCAAGGGCCGCAAGACCGAGGTGCCCGAGCGGTTCCGCAAGCACGTGGCCGAGAAGCTGAAGCTGGAGAAGATCCAGAAGCTCGATGGCAAGGTGATCAGCCTCGACGTCGAGGTGTCCAAGGAGCCCAACCCCCGACAGGCCGACCGCAGTGACCGGGTGGAGATCACGCTCCACTCCCGCGGGCCGGTGATCCGGGCGGAGGCAGCGGCAAGCGACGCGTATGCAGCACTCGACCTGGCCGCGGACAAGCTCGAGGCCCGGCTGCGCAAGCAGCACGACAAGCGCTACACCCGTCGTGGGAACGGCAGGCTCTCGGCGGCTGAGGTCGCCGACGTCGTCCCGGGTGCCGCGACCCTGAACGGCAGCGGTGACGTCGTCCGTGACGAGGAGCCGGACGCCGTGCCCACCAAGAAGATCGGTTCTCTCGAGATCATGGGCGAAGGCCCCTGTGTCGTCCGCGAGAAGACCCACGTGGCCGCACCGATGACGCTCGACCAGGCGCTCTACGAAATGGAGCTGGTCGGGCACGACTTCTACCTCTTCGTCGACTCCGAGACGAAGGAGCCCAGCGTCGTCTACCGGCGCCACGCGTACGACTACGGAGTCATCCACCTCAGCACGGACCCGATGGTCACCCAGGGCGGGGCGGACGCGCCGGGTGGCGCGCTCGGCGGCTGA
- a CDS encoding DUF4350 domain-containing protein — MTEAALAPTSSSPTARQVWTRTRGVVLALVLLLVAAVAIAAVRSDARHGRLDPRSADPAGSKALAQLLADQGVSTRVVTTLGEARSAAGPDTTLLIAAPDLLTRRQQTLLHSATEHSGGRTVLVSPGAPSVAGLAPGVTADPAVSFDSTLAPRCALPAALRAGSADTGGIRYTTTDPDADTCYPSDGLPTLVRVPAHSGRGDTVVLGAPDILSNDRLDEQGNASLALQLLGSRTHLVWYLPSLSDDSAGDTGRRSFFDLLPSGWLWGTLQLFIAAVLAALWRARRMGPLVPERLPVAIRASETAEGRARLYRKASARDRAATALRSATRTRLAPLIGVPPAQAHAPETLLPALAARFHGDTQALLPLLFGPPPRDDAALVSLADQLDALEREVRIS; from the coding sequence ATGACCGAGGCCGCCCTCGCCCCCACCTCGTCCTCGCCCACCGCCCGTCAGGTGTGGACCCGCACCCGCGGAGTCGTCCTCGCGCTCGTCCTCCTGCTGGTGGCCGCCGTCGCGATAGCCGCGGTCCGCTCGGACGCCCGGCACGGCCGCCTCGACCCGCGCTCCGCCGACCCCGCCGGCAGCAAGGCCCTCGCCCAACTCCTCGCGGACCAGGGAGTCTCCACCCGTGTGGTCACCACCCTCGGCGAGGCCCGCTCCGCGGCCGGCCCCGACACGACCCTGCTGATCGCGGCCCCCGACCTGCTGACCAGGCGTCAGCAGACCCTTCTGCACTCGGCGACGGAACACTCCGGCGGCCGTACGGTCCTGGTCTCCCCCGGAGCGCCGTCCGTCGCCGGCCTCGCCCCCGGCGTCACCGCCGACCCCGCGGTCAGCTTCGACTCGACGCTCGCCCCCCGCTGCGCCCTGCCCGCCGCCCTCCGCGCGGGCAGCGCCGACACCGGCGGCATCCGCTACACCACCACCGACCCCGACGCCGACACCTGTTACCCGAGCGACGGACTGCCCACGCTCGTGCGCGTGCCGGCCCACTCCGGACGCGGCGACACCGTCGTGCTCGGCGCACCCGACATCCTCTCCAACGACCGGCTCGACGAGCAGGGCAACGCCTCGCTCGCGCTCCAACTCCTCGGCTCCCGCACGCATCTGGTCTGGTACCTCCCCTCGCTCTCCGACGACTCCGCCGGCGACACCGGCCGCCGGAGCTTCTTCGACCTGCTCCCCTCGGGCTGGCTCTGGGGCACGCTTCAGCTGTTCATCGCCGCCGTCCTGGCGGCACTGTGGAGGGCACGCCGCATGGGCCCCCTCGTACCCGAACGGCTTCCCGTCGCGATCCGCGCCTCCGAAACCGCCGAAGGCCGCGCCCGCCTCTACCGCAAGGCGTCCGCCCGCGACCGCGCGGCCACCGCTCTTCGCTCCGCCACCCGCACCCGCCTCGCCCCCCTCATCGGCGTGCCCCCGGCCCAGGCACACGCGCCCGAGACCCTGCTCCCCGCTCTGGCCGCCCGCTTCCACGGCGACACACAGGCCCTGCTCCCGCTCCTGTTCGGACCGCCGCCCCGCGACGACGCGGCCCTCGTCTCCCTCGCCGACCAACTCGACGCCCTCGAAAGAGAGGTACGCATTTCATGA
- a CDS encoding LpqB family beta-propeller domain-containing protein — protein MGRHFVGADRGGSGVRGHRSVRVVVYAGCGALLLAGCASMPDSGDLRGVESTPRQDPQVRVYAVPPHPGASAAEIVQGFLEALTSDDAKYETAGKYLTDSARKTWDPYRSTTVLADAPEPVGAPSGTKDGAHDVLFRLNGSKVATVDSRHAYGPDSGQYSGSVHLTKLKSNKQWRIDGLPQGVVMGTSDFQRNYVSVNKYYYASNGHSGAGGPLGTVADPVYVRAQVDPMTQIVRALLKGPTSWLDPVVRSSFPSDTELKNGDVSLSPDDRNSVTVPLNAKADHVGGPQCRRMAAQILLTLRDLTPTGVDEVELQRSNGSQLCVLTKSRAESVASHGTGEHPEYQYFIDHDQRLVRMPGGNRDKEPEAVPGALGEGAKKLRAAAVSRDEDTAAGVSADGRSLYVGSLVPGGSLAEPVVRSQGKTVDDRLTTPSWDARGDLWVADRDPKNPRLLLLQKGAGQPIVVQAPELDGRIDAVRVAADGVRIALIVEKDGKSSLQIGRVERSKPDEPVGAFIFEPRSIAPQLEEVTAMSWAGDSRLVVVGSEKGGVQQMQYVQVDGSTPLGTSPSALANVKEIAASEDEQLPLVAHSDTDGIVRLSAGEQWQKVVKDGTAPVYPG, from the coding sequence ATGGGGAGGCATTTCGTGGGCGCTGACCGAGGGGGGAGCGGTGTCCGCGGACACCGTTCGGTGCGCGTCGTGGTGTACGCGGGTTGCGGCGCCCTGCTGCTGGCGGGGTGCGCCTCGATGCCGGACAGCGGGGATCTGCGCGGGGTGGAGTCCACTCCGCGCCAGGACCCGCAGGTCCGCGTCTACGCCGTGCCGCCGCATCCCGGTGCCTCGGCAGCGGAGATCGTGCAGGGCTTCCTGGAGGCGCTGACCAGCGACGACGCCAAGTACGAGACGGCCGGCAAGTACCTCACCGACAGCGCGCGCAAGACCTGGGACCCGTACCGTTCGACGACGGTCCTCGCGGACGCGCCGGAGCCCGTGGGAGCGCCCTCCGGGACCAAGGACGGCGCCCATGACGTCCTGTTCCGGCTGAACGGCAGCAAGGTCGCCACCGTCGACAGCCGGCACGCCTACGGGCCGGACTCCGGGCAGTACAGCGGCTCGGTGCATCTGACCAAGCTGAAGAGCAACAAGCAGTGGCGCATCGACGGACTGCCGCAGGGCGTGGTCATGGGCACGTCCGACTTCCAGCGCAACTACGTGTCCGTGAACAAGTACTACTACGCCTCGAACGGGCACTCCGGGGCCGGCGGCCCCCTGGGGACCGTCGCCGACCCGGTCTACGTGCGCGCCCAGGTGGACCCGATGACGCAGATCGTGCGCGCCCTCCTGAAGGGCCCCACGAGCTGGCTGGACCCGGTGGTCAGGTCGAGTTTCCCCTCGGACACGGAACTGAAGAACGGCGACGTGTCGCTGTCCCCGGACGACCGCAACAGCGTCACGGTGCCGCTGAACGCGAAGGCCGACCACGTCGGCGGCCCCCAGTGCCGGCGGATGGCGGCCCAGATCCTGCTCACCCTGCGGGACCTGACCCCCACCGGTGTCGACGAGGTGGAGCTCCAGCGCTCGAACGGCTCGCAGCTGTGCGTGCTGACCAAGTCCAGGGCCGAGAGCGTCGCCTCGCACGGCACGGGCGAGCACCCGGAGTACCAGTACTTCATCGATCACGACCAGCGGCTCGTACGGATGCCGGGCGGCAACCGTGACAAGGAACCCGAGGCGGTGCCCGGCGCCCTGGGCGAGGGCGCCAAGAAGCTGCGGGCGGCCGCCGTCTCACGGGACGAGGACACCGCGGCCGGGGTGTCGGCCGACGGCCGCAGCCTGTACGTCGGGTCCCTGGTGCCGGGCGGTTCGCTGGCCGAGCCGGTGGTGCGCAGCCAGGGGAAGACGGTCGACGACCGGCTGACGACGCCCAGCTGGGACGCCCGCGGTGATCTGTGGGTGGCCGACCGCGATCCGAAGAACCCCCGGCTGCTTCTGCTCCAGAAGGGCGCGGGCCAGCCCATCGTCGTGCAGGCGCCGGAGCTCGACGGGCGTATCGACGCGGTGCGCGTGGCCGCCGACGGTGTGCGCATCGCGCTGATCGTCGAGAAGGACGGCAAGAGCTCGCTCCAGATCGGGCGCGTCGAGCGGTCCAAGCCGGACGAGCCCGTGGGCGCGTTCATCTTCGAGCCGCGTTCCATCGCGCCCCAGCTGGAGGAGGTCACGGCCATGTCCTGGGCCGGGGACAGCCGCCTCGTGGTGGTCGGCAGCGAGAAGGGCGGAGTGCAGCAGATGCAGTACGTCCAGGTCGACGGTTCGACGCCGCTCGGCACCTCGCCCTCCGCGCTGGCCAACGTCAAGGAGATCGCCGCGTCCGAGGACGAGCAGCTGCCTCTGGTGGCGCACTCGGACACGGACGGGATCGTGCGGCTGTCGGCGGGAGAGCAGTGGCAGAAGGTGGTCAAGGACGGGACGGCACCGGTTTATCCCGGGTGA
- a CDS encoding DUF4129 domain-containing protein, translating to MLAGPRTGAAAVLALSRGGTPPVTTPREAAREAARRELSKRMYHENDPGLVQRALNAFWDWVDRLFGAASAATPGGTLGLVVIVLAVAAVVAALWWRLGTPHRTPVSSAALFDDRPRGAAEHRAAAEAHAAQGHWNQAVQERMRAIVRSLEERALLDPRPGRTADEAAAEASRSLPSHTDRLRASAHAFDDITYGGRSGDPRAYQRLTELDRDLERTRPVLADSAHHSTQPITDQDHHHGAAS from the coding sequence GTGCTCGCGGGACCGCGCACCGGGGCGGCAGCGGTCCTCGCGCTGTCGCGCGGCGGCACACCACCGGTGACCACACCGCGCGAAGCCGCCCGCGAGGCGGCCCGACGCGAACTGTCCAAGCGGATGTACCACGAGAACGACCCCGGCCTCGTCCAGCGCGCCCTGAACGCCTTCTGGGACTGGGTCGACCGGCTGTTCGGCGCCGCCTCGGCCGCGACACCGGGCGGAACCCTCGGACTCGTCGTCATCGTCCTCGCGGTGGCCGCGGTCGTGGCGGCCCTGTGGTGGCGCCTCGGCACCCCGCACCGCACCCCCGTCTCGTCCGCCGCCCTCTTCGACGACCGCCCCAGGGGCGCCGCCGAACACCGCGCCGCCGCGGAGGCGCACGCCGCCCAGGGCCACTGGAACCAGGCCGTCCAGGAACGGATGCGGGCCATCGTGCGGTCCCTGGAGGAACGCGCCCTGCTCGATCCGCGCCCCGGCCGCACGGCCGACGAGGCGGCCGCGGAGGCGAGCCGCTCCCTGCCCTCCCACACCGACCGCCTGCGCGCCTCGGCCCACGCCTTCGACGACATCACGTACGGCGGCCGCTCCGGCGACCCGCGTGCGTACCAGCGGCTCACGGAACTCGACCGGGACCTGGAGCGCACCCGGCCCGTCCTCGCGGACAGCGCCCACCACAGCACCCAGCCGATCACGGACCAGGACCACCACCACGGGGCCGCCTCATGA
- the mtrA gene encoding two-component system response regulator MtrA, giving the protein MMSFMKGRVLVVDDDTALAEMLGIVLRGEGFEPSFVADGDKALAAFRDAKPDLVLLDLMLPGRDGIEVCRLIRAESGVPIVMLTAKSDTVDVVVGLESGADDYIVKPFKPKELVARIRARLRRSEEPAPEQLSIGDLVIDVAGHSVKREGMSIALTPLEFDLLVALARKPWQVFTREVLLEQVWGYRHAADTRLVNVHVQRLRSKVEKDPERPEIVVTVRGVGYKAGPS; this is encoded by the coding sequence ATGATGTCGTTTATGAAGGGACGAGTCCTTGTCGTCGATGACGACACCGCACTGGCCGAGATGCTCGGCATTGTGTTGCGTGGTGAAGGTTTTGAGCCGTCTTTCGTAGCCGACGGCGACAAGGCGCTGGCCGCTTTCCGCGACGCCAAGCCCGACCTGGTGCTCCTGGACCTCATGCTGCCCGGACGGGACGGCATCGAGGTGTGCCGCCTGATCAGGGCGGAGTCCGGGGTACCGATCGTGATGCTCACGGCGAAGAGCGACACCGTCGATGTCGTGGTCGGCCTCGAGTCCGGCGCCGACGACTACATCGTGAAGCCGTTCAAGCCAAAAGAGCTGGTGGCCCGGATCAGGGCGCGGCTGCGCCGTTCGGAGGAGCCGGCGCCCGAACAGCTGTCGATCGGCGATCTCGTCATCGACGTCGCCGGTCACTCTGTGAAGCGGGAAGGCATGTCGATCGCGCTGACGCCGCTGGAGTTCGACCTGCTGGTCGCTCTCGCGCGCAAGCCGTGGCAGGTGTTCACGCGTGAGGTCCTCCTGGAGCAGGTGTGGGGCTACCGGCACGCGGCGGACACCCGTCTGGTCAACGTGCACGTCCAGCGGCTGCGCTCCAAGGTCGAGAAGGACCCTGAGCGCCCGGAGATCGTGGTGACCGTCCGAGGTGTCGGATACAAGGCAGGACCGAGCTGA
- a CDS encoding ComF family protein yields MRGWWRDLTDLVLPAECGGCGRPRTVLCPECRAALTGAAPCRVRPVPESAGLSVVHAAAPYGDEVRAMLLAHKERGALALAAPLGAALAGAVRAGLGPQGPPPPAGRPTASQGRPGPGKGVAWEGLSGPGGSGAPFQAAGTAHGPVLLVPVPSARRAVRARGHDPARRIALAAAAELRRTGTPARVLGVLRQRRAVADQSGLNSRQRAANLAGALEVVAGGRRLLAEGGRVVLVDDLMTTGASLAEAARAVRTAQSGARALRWTGERTESAEVYRRIAGREQAGGASGDTVGAAVIAAPPDAFEINRN; encoded by the coding sequence ATGCGGGGGTGGTGGCGGGATCTCACGGATCTGGTGCTGCCGGCCGAGTGCGGAGGCTGTGGCAGGCCCCGCACGGTGCTCTGTCCCGAGTGCCGTGCCGCCCTGACAGGGGCCGCTCCGTGCCGGGTGCGGCCGGTGCCCGAGTCGGCGGGGCTGTCCGTGGTGCACGCGGCGGCTCCGTACGGGGACGAGGTGCGCGCCATGCTCCTCGCCCACAAGGAACGGGGTGCGCTGGCGCTGGCGGCACCCCTGGGCGCGGCCCTGGCGGGGGCTGTGCGGGCAGGTCTGGGGCCTCAGGGTCCACCGCCACCGGCAGGGCGGCCCACGGCCTCGCAGGGACGGCCGGGGCCCGGGAAGGGGGTCGCGTGGGAAGGGCTGAGCGGTCCGGGTGGCAGTGGCGCGCCTTTCCAGGCGGCCGGGACGGCACACGGCCCCGTTCTGCTCGTGCCCGTGCCCTCGGCGCGGCGGGCGGTCAGGGCGCGGGGACACGATCCCGCGCGGCGGATCGCGCTCGCGGCGGCGGCGGAACTGCGGCGCACGGGAACACCGGCCCGGGTGCTCGGTGTGCTGCGGCAGCGGCGTGCCGTGGCCGACCAGTCGGGGCTGAACTCCCGCCAGCGGGCGGCGAATCTGGCGGGTGCCCTGGAGGTCGTCGCCGGGGGCCGGCGGCTGCTGGCCGAAGGCGGGAGGGTCGTGCTGGTGGACGACCTGATGACGACGGGGGCGTCACTGGCGGAGGCGGCGCGCGCGGTGCGGACGGCGCAGTCGGGTGCGCGGGCGCTGCGATGGACGGGTGAGAGGACGGAGAGTGCGGAGGTGTACCGGCGAATCGCGGGTAGGGAGCAGGCCGGAGGGGCGAGTGGTGACACCGTCGGCGCGGCGGTGATCGCGGCGCCGCCGGACGCCTTCGAAATAAACCGGAACTGA
- the mtrB gene encoding MtrAB system histidine kinase MtrB, with product MSFDSAASASAEQGDRSGRPVGRKMKGSRWERFFEGGLLQGGVQGSPVLRLLIRWVRRPLLPVMRLWRRNIQLKIVATTLLMSMGVVLLLGLVVIGQVRNGLLDAKVRASQSQATGGFSVAKQKADSAATANGDDGSAADGRSKNVSQWMTDLVVSLSSGGQGAFDVVTLNSTVSGDGTGGLAPRYSGQVDPTVSVPENLRARVDRSTAAAQSYTRVVYKDGKESQPALVIGKQVSDPNGDAYQLYYLFPLTQEEKSLSLVKGTLATAGLFVVVLLGAIAWLVVRQVVTPVRMAAGIAERLSAGRLQERMKVTGEDDIARLGEAFNKMAQNLQLKIQQLEDLSRMQRRFVSDVSHELRTPLTTVRMAADVIHDARVDFDPVTARSAELLADQLDRFETLLADLLEISRFDAGAAALEADAIDLREVVRRVVGGAEPLAERKGTHIRVIGDQQPLIAEADARRVERVLRNLVVNAVEHGEGKDVVVKLAAAGGAVAIAVRDYGVGLKPGEATRVFSRFWRADPARARTTGGTGLGLSIALEDARLHGGWLQAWGEPGGGSQFRLTLPRTADEPLRGSPIPLEPKDSRRNRGLDDAGLPHGGTTKRATVPVQQGSATDPIPQRGGIAPRLAGASPTADPTALPGSGARVVPRPAGALRRQEDTSGSGRERTAQERGRNGDTPEELGHGEAFRGR from the coding sequence ATGTCATTCGACAGTGCCGCTTCGGCGTCCGCTGAGCAGGGGGATCGTTCGGGGCGGCCTGTCGGCCGGAAGATGAAGGGCTCCCGCTGGGAGCGGTTCTTCGAGGGAGGGCTGCTCCAGGGCGGAGTCCAGGGCAGCCCTGTCCTCCGGCTGCTCATACGCTGGGTACGCCGTCCGCTGCTGCCCGTGATGCGGCTGTGGCGGCGCAACATCCAGCTCAAGATCGTCGCGACGACGCTGCTGATGTCCATGGGCGTCGTCCTGCTCCTCGGCCTCGTCGTGATCGGCCAGGTGCGCAACGGTCTGCTGGACGCCAAGGTGCGGGCCTCGCAGAGCCAGGCCACCGGCGGTTTCTCGGTGGCCAAGCAGAAGGCGGACTCCGCGGCGACGGCGAACGGCGACGACGGTTCGGCCGCGGACGGCCGGTCGAAGAACGTCAGCCAGTGGATGACCGACCTCGTCGTGTCCCTGTCCAGTGGAGGACAGGGCGCGTTCGACGTGGTCACGCTCAACTCCACCGTCTCGGGCGACGGCACCGGCGGTCTCGCACCGCGGTACTCGGGCCAGGTCGACCCGACCGTGAGCGTCCCCGAGAACCTGCGTGCCCGGGTCGACAGGAGCACCGCGGCGGCGCAGAGCTACACCCGTGTCGTCTACAAGGACGGCAAGGAGTCCCAGCCGGCGCTGGTCATCGGCAAGCAGGTCAGCGACCCCAACGGGGACGCGTACCAGCTCTACTACCTCTTCCCGCTCACGCAGGAGGAGAAGTCCCTGAGCCTGGTCAAGGGCACGCTCGCGACGGCCGGACTGTTCGTCGTGGTGCTCCTCGGGGCCATCGCCTGGCTCGTGGTCCGCCAGGTCGTCACCCCGGTGCGGATGGCGGCCGGGATCGCCGAGCGGCTCTCCGCCGGACGCCTCCAGGAACGTATGAAGGTCACCGGCGAGGACGACATCGCGCGCCTCGGCGAGGCCTTCAACAAGATGGCCCAGAACCTTCAGCTCAAGATCCAGCAGCTGGAGGACCTGTCGCGGATGCAGCGGCGGTTCGTCTCCGACGTGTCGCACGAACTGCGCACCCCGTTGACCACCGTGCGGATGGCCGCCGACGTCATCCACGACGCCCGCGTGGACTTCGACCCGGTGACCGCGCGGTCGGCCGAGCTCCTCGCCGACCAGCTCGACCGCTTCGAGACGCTCCTCGCCGACCTGCTGGAGATCAGCAGGTTCGACGCGGGCGCGGCGGCGCTGGAGGCCGACGCCATCGACCTCAGGGAAGTCGTACGACGGGTGGTCGGCGGCGCCGAGCCGCTCGCCGAGCGCAAGGGCACCCACATACGGGTCATCGGCGACCAGCAGCCGCTGATCGCCGAGGCGGACGCCCGGCGGGTCGAGCGCGTGCTGCGCAATCTCGTCGTCAACGCCGTGGAACACGGCGAGGGCAAGGACGTCGTCGTCAAACTCGCCGCGGCGGGCGGAGCGGTCGCGATCGCGGTCCGTGACTACGGCGTCGGGCTCAAGCCCGGCGAGGCGACCCGGGTGTTCAGCCGCTTTTGGCGGGCCGACCCGGCACGCGCGCGTACCACCGGCGGAACGGGCCTCGGCCTGTCCATCGCCCTGGAGGACGCGCGGCTGCACGGCGGCTGGCTCCAGGCGTGGGGCGAGCCGGGCGGCGGTTCGCAGTTCCGGCTGACCCTGCCGCGGACGGCGGACGAGCCGCTCAGGGGATCACCGATACCCCTGGAACCCAAGGACTCCCGGCGCAACCGCGGACTCGACGACGCCGGTCTGCCGCACGGCGGCACCACGAAGCGCGCCACGGTCCCCGTACAGCAGGGGTCCGCCACGGATCCGATACCGCAGCGCGGGGGCATCGCCCCCCGGCTGGCCGGGGCCTCGCCCACGGCCGATCCGACGGCGCTGCCGGGCAGCGGCGCCCGCGTGGTGCCCCGGCCCGCCGGGGCGCTGCGCCGCCAGGAGGACACATCCGGCAGCGGCCGGGAACGGACCGCGCAGGAGCGGGGGCGGAACGGCGACACGCCGGAGGAGCTCGGACATGGGGAGGCATTTCGTGGGCGCTGA
- the mtnA gene encoding S-methyl-5-thioribose-1-phosphate isomerase: MADHYAQSREDSGPTEIPAIRWHEPPEGPVVVLLDQTRLPAEEVELVCTDAPALVEAIRTLAVRGAPLLGIAGAYGVALAAVRGFDVDEAAHALAAARPTAVNLAVGVRRAQAAHRAALSAGGDQAAAAAAALNAARVLHRQDAEASSRMAGHGLALLDELMPGGGHRVLTHCNTGALVSGGEGTAFAVALAAHRVGRLRRLWVDETRPLLQGSRLTAYEAARSGMAYTLLTDNAAGSLFAAGEVDAVLIGADRIAADGSVANKVGSYPLAVLARYHHVPFIVVAPVTTIDPDTPDGGSIEVEQRAGHEVTEIAAPQVPVAGAEPGGGIPVAPLGTQAYNPAFDVTPPELITAIVTEEGVVSPVTAEALAELCDLSRQVTI; the protein is encoded by the coding sequence ATGGCCGATCACTACGCGCAATCCCGCGAGGACAGCGGGCCGACGGAGATACCCGCGATCCGCTGGCACGAGCCGCCAGAGGGTCCAGTGGTGGTCCTTCTCGACCAGACGAGACTTCCCGCGGAGGAGGTCGAGCTCGTGTGCACGGACGCGCCCGCGCTGGTGGAGGCGATCCGTACGCTCGCCGTGCGCGGGGCGCCGCTGCTGGGGATCGCCGGAGCGTACGGCGTCGCGCTCGCCGCCGTACGGGGCTTCGACGTGGACGAGGCCGCCCACGCGCTGGCCGCCGCCCGGCCGACCGCCGTGAACCTCGCGGTCGGGGTGCGCAGGGCGCAGGCGGCCCACCGGGCGGCGCTGTCCGCGGGCGGGGACCAGGCGGCGGCCGCGGCGGCGGCGCTCAACGCGGCGCGGGTGCTGCACCGCCAGGACGCCGAGGCGAGTTCCCGTATGGCCGGGCACGGGCTGGCGCTGCTCGACGAGCTGATGCCGGGCGGCGGCCACCGGGTCCTCACGCACTGCAACACCGGCGCGCTGGTGTCCGGCGGCGAGGGCACCGCCTTCGCCGTGGCGCTCGCCGCGCACCGGGTGGGGCGGCTGCGGCGGCTGTGGGTGGACGAGACGCGGCCCCTGCTCCAGGGCTCCCGTCTGACGGCGTACGAGGCCGCGCGCTCCGGAATGGCGTACACCCTGCTCACGGACAACGCGGCGGGCTCGCTGTTCGCGGCCGGGGAGGTGGACGCGGTGCTCATCGGTGCCGACCGCATCGCGGCGGACGGTTCGGTGGCGAACAAGGTGGGGAGCTATCCGCTCGCGGTGCTGGCCAGGTACCACCATGTGCCGTTCATCGTGGTGGCGCCGGTGACGACGATCGACCCGGACACGCCCGACGGCGGATCCATCGAGGTCGAGCAGCGCGCGGGTCATGAAGTGACGGAGATCGCAGCTCCGCAGGTCCCGGTGGCGGGGGCGGAGCCGGGAGGGGGTATACCTGTGGCACCCCTGGGGACCCAGGCGTACAACCCGGCGTTCGACGTGACGCCGCCGGAGTTGATCACGGCGATCGTCACCGAAGAGGGCGTTGTTTCGCCCGTGACGGCTGAGGCTCTCGCCGAGCTGTGTGACTTGTCACGCCAGGTAACGATTTAG
- a CDS encoding response regulator transcription factor, protein MADSFGPMRARDADDRVVASGLDGESSRQEPIRVLVVDDHALFRRGLEIVLAAEEDIQVVGEAGDGAEAVDKAADLLPDIVLMDVRMPKRGGIEACTSIKEVAPSAKIIMLTISDEEADLYDAIKAGATGYLLKEISTDEVATAIRAVADGQSQISPSMASKLLTEFKSMIQRTDERRLVPAPRLTDRELEVLKLVATGMNNRDIAKELFISENTVKNHVRNILEKLQLHSRMEAVVYAMREKILEIR, encoded by the coding sequence ATGGCGGACAGCTTCGGACCGATGCGTGCCCGTGATGCCGACGACCGAGTCGTCGCCTCCGGCCTGGACGGGGAGTCCTCTCGCCAGGAACCCATCAGGGTCCTCGTCGTCGACGACCACGCTCTCTTTCGCCGCGGTCTTGAGATCGTGCTCGCGGCCGAGGAGGACATCCAGGTCGTCGGTGAGGCGGGGGACGGGGCGGAGGCGGTCGACAAGGCCGCCGACCTGCTGCCCGACATCGTGCTGATGGACGTCCGGATGCCCAAGCGCGGCGGTATCGAGGCATGCACCTCCATCAAGGAGGTGGCCCCCAGTGCGAAGATCATCATGCTGACGATCAGCGACGAGGAGGCCGACCTCTACGACGCCATCAAGGCGGGGGCGACCGGGTATCTCCTCAAGGAGATCTCCACGGACGAGGTGGCCACGGCCATCCGCGCGGTCGCCGACGGGCAGTCGCAGATCAGTCCGTCGATGGCCTCGAAACTCCTCACCGAGTTCAAGTCGATGATCCAGCGCACGGACGAGCGCAGGCTGGTGCCCGCGCCGCGGCTCACCGACCGTGAGCTGGAGGTCCTCAAGCTGGTGGCCACGGGAATGAACAACCGCGACATCGCCAAAGAGCTGTTCATCTCCGAGAACACCGTGAAGAACCACGTGCGCAACATCCTGGAGAAGCTGCAACTGCACTCCAGGATGGAGGCCGTGGTCTACGCGATGCGGGAGAAGATCCTCGAGATCCGCTAG